One window from the genome of Macaca fascicularis isolate 582-1 chromosome 7, T2T-MFA8v1.1 encodes:
- the LOC102143022 gene encoding golgin subfamily A member 8B encodes MDLLEEKADLRERVEKLEVQFIQYWRERCHQKIRHLINEPVGSAKDVALRGHHQAGPAQGGDEGEAAGASGDGVTACADHINEHSKLLTSSQNPADEPGPGAPPPQELGAAHKHGDLCELSLSVSAETGQGEATEGSPHDNPTAQPIAQEHQEHQEHQEHPGLGSNRCVPFFCWAWLRRRRR; translated from the exons ATGGACCTCCTGGAGGAGAAGGCGGACCTGAGGGAGCGTGTGGAGAAACTAGAAGTTCAGTTCATCCAGTACTGGAGGGAGAGATGCCATCA GAAAATTCGTCACCTTATAAATGAGCCAGTGGGCAGTGCCAAAGATGTGGCACTGAGAGGACATCATCAGGCTGGCCCAGCACAGGGAGGAGATGAAG GTGAAGCTGCTGGAGCTTCAGGAGATGGTGTTACGGCTTGTGCTGACCACATCAACGAGCACAGCAAACTCCTGACTTCTTCCCAGAACCCAGCTGATGAGCCCGGTCCAGGAGCCCCACCCCCCCAGGAGCTTGGGGCTGCCCACAAGCATGGCG ATCTTTGTGAGCTGAGCCTCAGCGTCAGCGCCGAGACTGGGCAAGGAGAAGCCACGGAGGGGTCTCCCCACGACAACCCCACTGCACAGCCCATCGCGCAGGAGCACCAGGAGCACCAGGAGCACCAGGAGCACCCAGGCTTGGGCAGCAATCGCTGCGTGCCGTTCTTTTGCTGGGCTTGGCTGCGGAGAAGAAGGAGAtaa